One window from the genome of Crassostrea angulata isolate pt1a10 chromosome 2, ASM2561291v2, whole genome shotgun sequence encodes:
- the LOC128172573 gene encoding spore coat protein SP65-like isoform X1 yields MISQNYRLELTFFLTSVAIYGVNAGQTCLSCKGIPEPTECSFVTECGSHEQCYVQKYVNAAGHVMYDLGCADHYVCGEFPRNRQLQRVLGKQNAIVCEACCNSTKICNNRNLCGSQVLPDSSGTICYACDYQTHPESCDQITLCSIDRACYIGISRDETTMLYHYVTGCALKETKCWTLEQYPDNPYCSRCCEGDLCNDRCHSNFTNDKLCLDRNPFCPLLQDKCHSVSEVRLACPGTCSLCQEHNLSTPHTYNVTAGYQNHTSSTTKTTTSPSLTTTTKTSTTTDSPPTAMRSTSTSLPSSTSSLSMSSSSSSSSSSSSSSSSSSSTKSTTTSVLNNQTSTSPISFASHSPTIQSSVTSGQHNTDSAGNSTVSSVQTDRTVHTNNLTTLSTPASFPTTSDACIDAKNIDCKHYDLFKICNQTSIYYGFAQTHCPLTCGICHPVGCKDTIPNCDEYEDGFCTNHDYANFVFLACKRYCNRC; encoded by the exons ATGATTTCACAGAATTACAG gctAGAGCTTACCTTCTTCTTGACATCAGTAGCGATATACG GTGTGAATGCTGGACAGACGTGCCTCTCCTGTAAGGGTATCCCAGAACCCACGGAGTGCTCCTTTGTGACCGAATGCGGAAGTCATGAG CAATGTTATGTCCAGAAGTATGTGAATGCAGCCGGTCACGTGATGTATGACCTTGGATGCGCGGACCATTAT GTCTGCGGTGAGTTTCCTCGAAACCGACAACTTCAAAGAGTTTTAGGGAAACAAAACGCTATTGTTTGCGAGGCTTGTTGTAATAGTACGAAGATCTGCAACAACAGAAATCTGTGTGGGAGTCAAG TGTTGCCCGACTCCTCGGGGACCATCTGTTACGCCTGTGACTACCAGACTCACCCGGAGTCGTGTGATCAGATAACTCTCTGCTCCATAGACAGG gCCTGTTACATTGGCATATCACGTGACGAAACCACAATGCTCTACCATTACGTCACTGGGTGTGCTCTTAAGGAAACG AAATGCTGGACGCTGGAGCAATATCCGGACAATCCCTACTGCTCCCGCTGTTGTGAAGGTGACCTTTGTAATGACCGTTGTCATAGCAACTTCACAAATG ATAAACTGTGCCTTGATCGCAATCCTTTTTGTCCTCTGCTGCAGGATAAATGTCACTCGGTGTCAGAGGTCAGGCTGGCGTGTCCCGGCACTTGTTCCTTATGTCAAG AACACAACTTGTCAACTCCTCATACATATAACGTTACAGCAGGATATCAAAACCACACATCTTcgacaacaaaaacaacaacatcacCATCcctaacaacaacaacaaaaacatcaaCAACAACAGACTCTCCACCAACAGCAATGAGATCAACATCTACCTCTTTACCATCCTCAACATCATCACTTTCGAtgtcgtcatcatcatcatcatcatcatcatcatcatcatcatcatcatcatcatcatcaacaaAGTCGACGACGACAAGTGTATTGAACAACCAGACCTCGACTTCACCGATTTCCTTCGCCTCGCATTCTCCAACGATTCAAAGCAGTGTTACTTCCGGACAACACAATACAGATAGTGCGGGAAACTCTACAGTGTCCTCAGTACAAACAGATCGCACTGTACATACCAACAACCTAACAACATTGTCAACTCCAGCGTCTTTTCCGACAACATCCG ACGCCTGTATCGATGCCAAGAATATCGATTGCAAGCATTACGacttatttaaaatttgtaaccAGACGAGCATTTACTATGGATTTGCGCAGACCCACTGCCCTCTAACCTGTGGCATATGTCATCCAG TGGGATGTAAGGATACGATACCAAACTGCGACGAATATGAGGACGGTTTTTGCACGAATCACGACTACGCCAACTTCGTCTTTCTAGCCTGTAAACGGTACTGCAACAGGTGCTAG
- the LOC128172573 gene encoding uncharacterized protein LOC128172573 isoform X2: protein MISQNYRLELTFFLTSVAIYGVNAGQTCLSCKGIPEPTECSFVTECGSHEQCYVQKYVNAAGHVMYDLGCADHYVCGEFPRNRQLQRVLGKQNAIVCEACCNSTKICNNRNLCGSQVLPDSSGTICYACDYQTHPESCDQITLCSIDRACYIGISRDETTMLYHYVTGCALKETKCWTLEQYPDNPYCSRCCEGDLCNDRCHSNFTNDKLCLDRNPFCPLLQDKCHSVSEVRLACPGTCSLCQAGYQNHTSSTTKTTTSPSLTTTTKTSTTTDSPPTAMRSTSTSLPSSTSSLSMSSSSSSSSSSSSSSSSSSSTKSTTTSVLNNQTSTSPISFASHSPTIQSSVTSGQHNTDSAGNSTVSSVQTDRTVHTNNLTTLSTPASFPTTSDACIDAKNIDCKHYDLFKICNQTSIYYGFAQTHCPLTCGICHPVGCKDTIPNCDEYEDGFCTNHDYANFVFLACKRYCNRC from the exons ATGATTTCACAGAATTACAG gctAGAGCTTACCTTCTTCTTGACATCAGTAGCGATATACG GTGTGAATGCTGGACAGACGTGCCTCTCCTGTAAGGGTATCCCAGAACCCACGGAGTGCTCCTTTGTGACCGAATGCGGAAGTCATGAG CAATGTTATGTCCAGAAGTATGTGAATGCAGCCGGTCACGTGATGTATGACCTTGGATGCGCGGACCATTAT GTCTGCGGTGAGTTTCCTCGAAACCGACAACTTCAAAGAGTTTTAGGGAAACAAAACGCTATTGTTTGCGAGGCTTGTTGTAATAGTACGAAGATCTGCAACAACAGAAATCTGTGTGGGAGTCAAG TGTTGCCCGACTCCTCGGGGACCATCTGTTACGCCTGTGACTACCAGACTCACCCGGAGTCGTGTGATCAGATAACTCTCTGCTCCATAGACAGG gCCTGTTACATTGGCATATCACGTGACGAAACCACAATGCTCTACCATTACGTCACTGGGTGTGCTCTTAAGGAAACG AAATGCTGGACGCTGGAGCAATATCCGGACAATCCCTACTGCTCCCGCTGTTGTGAAGGTGACCTTTGTAATGACCGTTGTCATAGCAACTTCACAAATG ATAAACTGTGCCTTGATCGCAATCCTTTTTGTCCTCTGCTGCAGGATAAATGTCACTCGGTGTCAGAGGTCAGGCTGGCGTGTCCCGGCACTTGTTCCTTATGTCAAG CAGGATATCAAAACCACACATCTTcgacaacaaaaacaacaacatcacCATCcctaacaacaacaacaaaaacatcaaCAACAACAGACTCTCCACCAACAGCAATGAGATCAACATCTACCTCTTTACCATCCTCAACATCATCACTTTCGAtgtcgtcatcatcatcatcatcatcatcatcatcatcatcatcatcatcatcatcatcaacaaAGTCGACGACGACAAGTGTATTGAACAACCAGACCTCGACTTCACCGATTTCCTTCGCCTCGCATTCTCCAACGATTCAAAGCAGTGTTACTTCCGGACAACACAATACAGATAGTGCGGGAAACTCTACAGTGTCCTCAGTACAAACAGATCGCACTGTACATACCAACAACCTAACAACATTGTCAACTCCAGCGTCTTTTCCGACAACATCCG ACGCCTGTATCGATGCCAAGAATATCGATTGCAAGCATTACGacttatttaaaatttgtaaccAGACGAGCATTTACTATGGATTTGCGCAGACCCACTGCCCTCTAACCTGTGGCATATGTCATCCAG TGGGATGTAAGGATACGATACCAAACTGCGACGAATATGAGGACGGTTTTTGCACGAATCACGACTACGCCAACTTCGTCTTTCTAGCCTGTAAACGGTACTGCAACAGGTGCTAG
- the LOC128172573 gene encoding spore coat protein SP65-like isoform X3 codes for MISQNYRLELTFFLTSVAIYGVNAGQTCLSCKGIPEPTECSFVTECGSHEQCYVQKYVNAAGHVMYDLGCADHYVCGEFPRNRQLQRVLGKQNAIVCEACCNSTKICNNRNLCGSQVLPDSSGTICYACDYQTHPESCDQITLCSIDRACYIGISRDETTMLYHYVTGCALKETKCWTLEQYPDNPYCSRCCEGDLCNDRCHSNFTNDKLCLDRNPFCPLLQDKCHSVSEVRLACPGTCSLCQGYQNHTSSTTKTTTSPSLTTTTKTSTTTDSPPTAMRSTSTSLPSSTSSLSMSSSSSSSSSSSSSSSSSSSTKSTTTSVLNNQTSTSPISFASHSPTIQSSVTSGQHNTDSAGNSTVSSVQTDRTVHTNNLTTLSTPASFPTTSDACIDAKNIDCKHYDLFKICNQTSIYYGFAQTHCPLTCGICHPVGCKDTIPNCDEYEDGFCTNHDYANFVFLACKRYCNRC; via the exons ATGATTTCACAGAATTACAG gctAGAGCTTACCTTCTTCTTGACATCAGTAGCGATATACG GTGTGAATGCTGGACAGACGTGCCTCTCCTGTAAGGGTATCCCAGAACCCACGGAGTGCTCCTTTGTGACCGAATGCGGAAGTCATGAG CAATGTTATGTCCAGAAGTATGTGAATGCAGCCGGTCACGTGATGTATGACCTTGGATGCGCGGACCATTAT GTCTGCGGTGAGTTTCCTCGAAACCGACAACTTCAAAGAGTTTTAGGGAAACAAAACGCTATTGTTTGCGAGGCTTGTTGTAATAGTACGAAGATCTGCAACAACAGAAATCTGTGTGGGAGTCAAG TGTTGCCCGACTCCTCGGGGACCATCTGTTACGCCTGTGACTACCAGACTCACCCGGAGTCGTGTGATCAGATAACTCTCTGCTCCATAGACAGG gCCTGTTACATTGGCATATCACGTGACGAAACCACAATGCTCTACCATTACGTCACTGGGTGTGCTCTTAAGGAAACG AAATGCTGGACGCTGGAGCAATATCCGGACAATCCCTACTGCTCCCGCTGTTGTGAAGGTGACCTTTGTAATGACCGTTGTCATAGCAACTTCACAAATG ATAAACTGTGCCTTGATCGCAATCCTTTTTGTCCTCTGCTGCAGGATAAATGTCACTCGGTGTCAGAGGTCAGGCTGGCGTGTCCCGGCACTTGTTCCTTATGTCAAG GATATCAAAACCACACATCTTcgacaacaaaaacaacaacatcacCATCcctaacaacaacaacaaaaacatcaaCAACAACAGACTCTCCACCAACAGCAATGAGATCAACATCTACCTCTTTACCATCCTCAACATCATCACTTTCGAtgtcgtcatcatcatcatcatcatcatcatcatcatcatcatcatcatcatcatcatcaacaaAGTCGACGACGACAAGTGTATTGAACAACCAGACCTCGACTTCACCGATTTCCTTCGCCTCGCATTCTCCAACGATTCAAAGCAGTGTTACTTCCGGACAACACAATACAGATAGTGCGGGAAACTCTACAGTGTCCTCAGTACAAACAGATCGCACTGTACATACCAACAACCTAACAACATTGTCAACTCCAGCGTCTTTTCCGACAACATCCG ACGCCTGTATCGATGCCAAGAATATCGATTGCAAGCATTACGacttatttaaaatttgtaaccAGACGAGCATTTACTATGGATTTGCGCAGACCCACTGCCCTCTAACCTGTGGCATATGTCATCCAG TGGGATGTAAGGATACGATACCAAACTGCGACGAATATGAGGACGGTTTTTGCACGAATCACGACTACGCCAACTTCGTCTTTCTAGCCTGTAAACGGTACTGCAACAGGTGCTAG